The genomic stretch ATGACCATTTGTATTCATAAAAGATGAAAACACTGACATATATACTCATACTTTATCGAAACTAAACTTGTACCCATGCAAGATGCTCTTCGTGTGACAAAAGTACCCTATGTGGCACTCCAACCCTCCAAAGACAGAGTATTTTTGTCACACAGAAGCCATCTTGCGTGGATACAAGTTTAGTTTCAATTTAGTATGAATACATATGTCAACGTTTTCATCTTTCATAGGTACAAATGGTcatttattctattaaaaatttatttatccaACATGCATATCAAAATTTGATTAGAAGCACGAAAAGACAGAGGGACCAATAATCTGTCCAACGTGAATAATTCTCTCTGGAGaataaaaatttcttaaaaacCAAATTATGTAATGTGAAATCAATTTGAGTGTTTATTCTATAATTTGTTTACTCTTAGTTCATAATAGGGTTTATTACCCATGAAGGTGAACATGTTTGGGGCGAAGAATGTGTGCAACACCAACAGCTTCCAAAGCCTTCCATGCATTCTTCCATGTTAATAGAGCAAAACCAGTGGCTCTCAATTTATCTGAAGATTCTAACACCAAACTTGGGATACCCAACCTGCAAATTACATGTGTATTAGTAAAGTAAATCTTGGAAATTTAAATACACATTTGAATACATAAAAGTATAGTATATTGTACCTTTGAAGTCCTAAGGCAGTTGTAAGGCCAGAAACACCAGCACCCACAATCACAATATCTTTAACtaatgttgttgttgttgttgatgttgTTTCCATTTCTTAATAGGCCTTAATCTTTGATGTGTGTGTTATCTCTTATTATATCCTTATTTATATATGTGGGTACACTTGTTTTTATAAGTGCTTTTGGTCAAACATGGTGAGTGGTGACGGTTGTGCTTATTTAAGATTAAAGGTGCCGTGATTCTTTTTTATTTGCTTCAAGACTCGCAGAGTACATCTGTCACTAAAAACAAATATTGAAGCAACATgtaatttttgtgatttataaAATAATCAAGGTGATTTATTTAAACTATGCATGTAATTTTTGAGTCATCATATACGTGACCTTaccaattatatatatatatatatatataaatactatttgtacagtaaaattagtcactaaaataAGCTACTAATgtatttttgtataaatatatgtgtagtttaatttcttttcaatgtgtatttatatttcaatatgtattttatactaatgGCTAATTTTAGtagctaattttagtgtacacgtagcataactcatatatataatattatgattctggtaaagtactaaattggtcTTTTAAGTTTgggtataattttattttggtctTTAAGGTTTAAAATGTTCTATTTGAATCTAACAAAAATTTCATTTAGCTTCAATGAAGTTTCACCGtgaggtcaaagttaaataattaacggaaTATCGTATATGACAGCAGTACAAGAACAAGATCGACAATTTGGAAAACAAGTATACGCTCCAAaggcacaaaatcaaccatGGATGCATCAATACGTTTATTTATCATTCTCCTTAGTTCTATAAAAAACatttcatttaaattgtaagaaaaataataaataaatgtattgatgcattTACGGTTGATTTTGTGTCTCTGGAACTTGTattgttttttaaattatcaacTTTGTTCTTATACTACTGTCATGTATGACAttctattaattatttaactttgatcTCACGATAAAACTACATTCaaactaaataaaacttttttagaTAAAATACTTTAAATCTTAAAAATCAAAACAGAATACCTAAGGACTAATTACCCTTATGATTCCAAACTACATGGCAATGTTAATATATTATTcactatttaattatttattgcATTGTTACTTTCACTTGAATATTCATGGATAAGCTAGTAAGAGTGGCGAGAGATCCAAAGATGGCAAAAACAAATTTGAAGTGCAGCCATTTAGCAGCCATATTATGGACAGATTTGTGATCAACATTCATTGAATCTAAGTCAGTTAGCTCCTTGTCATTGCTGACTCCTAAGACATTATTGTTCAAAACAAAATATGATGGATTTACTGTGGACACAGGTGCAATATTTGAACGTTgaatattttaaagaaaaattattgcTCTACATCTTTGTTTTTTACATTATttacaaataattaaaaaaagttaaaaaataaattcaaataaaaatataaaaaatataatataaaagtataaattaattttataattatgacatatttaaatatatctagtaaaaaaatattttgccaaatttaaacttatttagagcaatttttaataatttatatgagagattaagaaatgaagtaatagtaataaaaattgtatgtaatataatttataaatagaCCAAATAGTATAGTAACAAGAGTtttatataatatgtattaGTAAGTCAAATAATGTGcgatttaaatatttataactgattcttttataattatgattattataatactttatttataaatttattatatttaattagtaatttaTGTTTCAatgaataataatagataagaattttttttaatttttttaaagatgatCGATTGACTGATTTTCATATGTTATCATATATTTAGAAGTGTCGATGtgacattattaaaaaaaattaagatgattaaaatttattgtatAAAAAGTTAGTATTAATCTTTATAGattataaatagataaatagatagatagatatacAATAATTCTTTTAGAGAATGGTATGGAATGGATTCTctcaactttttattttatttgagatTTGAAAgaataaaatgtaattttttattatatattttatagataggacaaaaaaatataaaaaatattaaaaaataaaaaattatattttacttttttaattaaaaaaaatttgagaggGTCTATTTCTATGTTATATATCCTTATAAATAATGCAGGATTGCTTTGTTTCAAAATACCAagggagagaaagaaaaaggtAGTGTATTTTTTCTAACCGAAAGAGGTGCGAGTAATACCTAAAAATGATGTAGTATGAGTTTTTACTCGGAAAATATTTTTGGGGATAATAGCTCTATAATTTTTTCGTATCGAAAAATCGGTATTCAAAAATCACTATATGTAATTTTTCTGTGTTTAACAATGTAGAAAAAATATTgtgttatttattttgaatataATGAATTTCTTTCGAAATTTTAGCCTATGAtttttatctaaattttaaatttttcatataaaatattaatgtaAGTTACAATTcatggaattttttatttttaatatgatgaAAAGAATGGTGTATACCTGAGTTATGGGTAGGAGTGTCCATGGATCGGATCGTATCCGCAGATCCGCGGTAAATATCCGCATCTGATCCGAATATTGTGGATACGATCCGATCCGCACCCTTTGCGGATCGGATAGCGGATATCTGCTCTACATCCGTGTATCCGATCCGCAGATCcgcacaataataattaaaaaaatatatatatatatatatatatgtttggtataatatttacttgtttgtatgttttagttagtaattattattcatatattgtattattttatttttgttatttagaaagagtttgattaaaaatattttaggaatAAATAAGTTGAAAAGtatgaaagaaatatttttttgaatttttttacattgaaatatgattaaaaagagaaGGTTTAATTATGCAGATATAtccgatatccgatccgatccgatccgcaaatcGGATCGGATCCGGCACTAAAAAGTGCGGATATCATATCTGATCCGATGGAAATtgtgcggatcggatcgaattTTCGGCCATATTCGATCCGCGGACACCCCTAGTTATGGGGGTTCATGGTGATTTACTGACGTATGGTGACTGTTCAAgagaaatcggaccgtccgatttgagGTACTGAAAATCCTGGGTCTGATTTGTGTACTGGCAGAAAACTTTGGGTTCGATTTCAGAAAACCCtgggtccgatttgtgtactgGCAGAAAACCCTGGGTCCGATTTCAGAAAACCCTGGATCCGATTTGTGCCCCTCTCTCTTTGCAATGAAATCGGACCCTTCGATTTGTATACTtttcacaattttaaaaaataccaaaaattacAATGTTAAGATATATCACTACTCCTACttccataacaaaaaaaattagccacaATTCATGTAATCGTTTTTGTATAGTACTATCCATTGTAAGTATACAgtactattttttctttttttacgtATAAAAACTATTCAAATATACAATATTTTTTGGTGGCTTTTCaaatatacaatatatataGTATTATTCACGAGTATGATTTATTTGGGTCAAATTTATTTCTCTTTGGTGAAGATTAAAAACTATTTAAATGTAAAACAAACCCTCAATTTACAAATTTATTTGGTTCATGGTAAACACAACATAACAACTATGATATCCatattattttacaaaaaagaTAATGCTTTCATAAGTTGTGATAAAATGACGCCAATGAGCTAGAGTTCAAATGACATCATCTCTCCATATTCACCTAGAAGTTGTGGGTTCGAGTCAAAGATTTCTCTGGGTTCATTATTAGTCGTCTAATTTTCCACAATCAAAATCAGATTTCTTGAGTAACAAACCAGCAAGGGATGTAGCCAAGAATTTGTCCCTCAAAAAAGCAACTAATTTAGAACCACCCTGCTGAAAAACACCAATCATATAAGCAGTGCTAATGAGATCAATGCCTCTCCATCTTCTCTCATTTGCATATTTCTTCAAAGCTTCCTCAATCCTCTTGTATTGTTGTTCATCTTTCAATTGCTGTGTTCCTTGTTTCTTGGAGAATACGTCACCTAAGCACCTTGCAAGAACAACACCATCTTCCAATGCAGAACAACCACCTTGGCCAAGATCAGGAGTCATGGGATGGAATGCATCTCCAGCGACACAAACGTTTCCTTTGCTGATGTTTCCAAACAAGAGCTCCCATGGAGGTCTATATCTAAGTCGTGACGAAAAGAAGCTATGTAGCTCAGTGTTTTCTATGACTGATCTTACATCACTCGGCATTTTCTCAAGCTTGTCCAACACAAATTGCTTCAATTTAGTTGGGTCATGTTCTTGATCTTTCTCTGCAAGAATGGTAACTATAATATTAAATCTCATAGGCTAATAACCATTGTAAATGAATGTTCAAAGTAATCAACAATTTCCACAATAAACCAActttgaaaaaagattcaagGACTATTCCTTAAACAAGTGTTAGTGTGCATAGTGGTTTGCAAGAATCTATGATCAAGACAACacctttttttttaacataatttaGCTTGTTTTAGGAGTTTAAATAAGGAAGCTTAAAACAATTCTACTGGGCTGAAAAAAAGGAATCACCTTGATTGGTATGATTCCAAGTAAAAAACCAATAAACACCCTTTTCATCAGTAGGAATAACCCCAGTTCGAAAACCGTATCCGAAGAACTGCATAAACTTCGGCTCAAACCCATGATTGTTCTTGTACTCTGTATATCCCCTGATTGCAGATCTTCCGGCGAAAGCGGCCTCCTTGAAGCCTAACCACTTTGTAACCACAGAGTTCACTCCATCACAACCAATCAAAACCTATTCAGTTGCAAACACCAAACATCCATTTATATGGATCAGTTAAGGTTTACTAGCATTCATTGCATAAAACTTATTTGTTATGTATATGTCATGAAATGTAACACATTGTTTTAGTTACCTTAGTTTTGATGGTTGTTCCATCAGAAAGATGCAGTATCTTAGAGAATCCAGATTCCTCAATAGCAACAACCTTTGACAAGTATCTGATTCTGTCATTAGGAATCTCACTGGCAAGTGCTTCCAACATTAAGTGCCTTTTAACACAACGACTTTCACTGCATCCATTGAAAACCATTCCATATGGAAAACTTCTCAGATTAAACTAGAActgaataataataatcaaacaAAAAGCATATATAGTGTACTCACTTCTTGAAAGAACCAGTTGATGTCTGTTGCCCTGTGATCAATGAAGTATTCACATTCCTGCAAACAAATTAACTTCTTATTCAGTTTAACTAATTCAAACCTGAAAGATCACGAGTTAATATTCAGATTAGTCCCTAAAGTTACATTATTCAAGTCTCAATCTGGTCATCAAAATCGATTTACTCAATTTGGTTTCCTAACTTAGTATTCGTATTAGTCCCTGCTTAAGGACTATTTTAACTTCATGGATCAATTTGAGTATTAACTCAAAGATCACATATTGAGAATGCGAATAAGTATGATATGAGAAAATAGTTAGTTGGTAGTTACCCTTCAAGTTGAAAATGTTTGGAGCGGAGGGTGTTTGCAACACCAACAGCATCCAAGGCCTTCCATGCATTCTTCCATACTGTTAGAGCAAAACCAGTAGCTCTCAGTTTATCTGAAGATTCTAGCACCAAACTTGGGATACCCAACCTGCATCAAACAATTTATATTATGATCTCTAAATCATATTGATTCGGGTGGATTTCGTGAAAAATAgattaagtgaaaaataatGGTTAAGATGAGAAATTCGGGGTAAGTAAACTTGTGAGGAAAAACACTTCTATTAATGGCAAATAAGCAATACAAGAACTAATGATGAGAAATAGAGGTGGAGAACAAGTGTTGAGATCTCCACTAATGTCACAAGAGGATGAATGAGCTTTGTTTAAAGTAGACAGGGGTTGGTTAATGGTTGTCGAGtgttttggtggaacaccagaACGCCAATTTTTACTCGTGAAGGTGGTGAATgaaatgaagaacaatgaaAGAAAATTTGGGTAGAGAAAAAGATGAATTTTATAGCTTGTTAGCTTCAAAAGTCAGAAAGATCTAGAAGAAGGTGAAGGTGAAAGTGAAAAGTAGTGaaagtgaagaagaagatgatccTGATTTGAAGAGATGGCTTGAAGTCCTTTTATAGTATAAAACCATGATGAAGAGGAAATCTATTGTCCAATGATTTTTAATCTGATATTTGATCTACTGctttttccaaaatatctttAGGTGTTCCTGTCACCTCAAGTCTTGTCAACTGGAAAGGTAAGAAATTGATTACAGCACGCTAAACTAAAGCTCATGACATGTGACATTAGTGAAGGGACATCTAGTTTGATTTTCTTTTAACTAGATGACACATTTACACTTCAAATCTAACCAATCCATTTCCACCAATATAGTTCCACCGAAGAAAAATTCAACTCCTCAAGGTGTTCTTTTGGGTTCCATCCTTTTATAGCCCAATACCTTTAGGAGAAACTTAATTCTTTTTTGACCATGTTTATAGGtcattataaaaattaattatgtacAAAAAaggtttatatttttagtacacAATCACATATAATCATGGTTTAACTCTTGATTcctataattttatcaaattttcaattaggtttttatatttttttttttcaaaagactTAATTATAAATAGTATAAGAACTCGatcgaaagaaaaaaaatatatgaaactaattgtaaatttgataaaactataaagatcaacaaaataattaaagctATAATCATCATATGGattaaatataatacaaaagTCTATTATTTTGATGGAAGATACCTGTGAAGCCCTAAGGCAGCAGTTAGGCCAGCAATTCCAGCACCAACAATCACAATATCTTCTTCAATTAACACTGTTGTTGTTTCCATGCTTTTGCTTTTGGGGAGAATACTTAAACTTTAAAGTGAATGTTATGATTGAACACATCACATGCAGGGAACTTAAGTAGTGTGGTTGGAAATACATGATGACGACTATGATTATGACCTGGATTATTGAAGGACCAATGTCCCATAATTCATTTGTTGCTGATGACTGGTCATACGTAAGCACTAACcacccttttttattttaatgccTTCTAAGTTTATccgtattatttttttttactattaattgCTATCACTAATGAGTAATCACTCTTGAGGCAAACCATCTGTGCACATGCAATTGTTTGGGCGGAAAAAATCGTCATTGCTGATTGTTGGTAGGTCCCCAACTTCAAGTGGGACCTACacatactaaaataaaaaaaaaacaaaaaaagagaaataaagtgGCTATTAGCCatggaaagaaagagagagagaggaagcacgaagctTCATTCTttgaataaaaagaaaaaatggtgTTGACGGAGAAGAGAAAGGTTGGGGGAAGAAGGTAAGCTATTTTGATCTGATTGATTTGGTAAAtttgctttatttttttatgaaattttaataTGTTATTTCTAGTGTAAAGATAAGAATTAGGATATAACTTGTTAGTTgtattgtctttttttttttgcctgaTTTGAGATATTTACTTTATgaaaagtttatgttaattccATCAGTtttgattatatattttgttgattgttgagatgCTCTAGTATTATTAGGAAGACTAATTGTGTATCTATTATTCTGATAGTGAAAGATTTTTTTAGACTAGGTTCTGTGGATTTTTTGTGCCTCTTTTGGAAATTTTTCCACGTTAAAATTCTAGTGtctgattatttaatttctgtCATTATATTTCCTGCTTGGAGTATCTTTGGTATCACCTATTTAATCGCAcaggttgtgtgaaaattatttttggtgctTTCGCTGTTAGACAGGTTCTTGTTTTGAACCTTTGTTGAGTTTTTCCAACAAAGTGGTATCTAGAGCTTTGGTTGTTTATCTCTGTGCTGATTAGATGGAGGAAAATACTCATGGACTAAATATGGTTAAATTGAATTtccaaaattattcaatttggAAGACCCTCATGGAAGATATGTTGTATAGCAAGGACTTGTATGATCTTGTAGAGGGAGATAAATCCAAAGATACTAAATCTGATGCTgaatggaagaagatgaatcgGAAGGCAGTTGTTTTGATTAGGCAATGACTTGATCTTAGTGTGTATCAACATATTGACACTGAAACGAATGCCGAAAAGATGTGGAACAAATTGAAGGAGCTATATGAGAGGAAGAATGTGCAAAACAAGGCATTCTTGATCCGGAATCTTGTCAATATGAAGTATGTTGTAGGTAAATCAATGTCGAAACACTTGAACATTTTTCAGGAGACAGTGAACCAACTGACAAATAATGATATCACTTTGAATGATGAGTTGCAAGCCTTGTTGTTGTTGAGCTCTTTACCTGATAGTTGGAAAGTTCTGGTTGTGACACTGATTAACTCAGCTCCAAATGGGAAGTTGACGTTAGCAATGGTTAAAGAGAGCATGTTGAATGAAGAAGTCAGAAGAAAAGAGCGAGATTTGACTAATGCCTCCTCTCAGTCAGAAGCACTTGTTTTAGAGTCACGGGGGAGAAATCAAAGTAGAAAACCTCACAGTTCTGACAAATCAGAGAGTCGAAGCAAGTCAAGAGGAAAGTACAAGTCAAGAAAAGAGTTCATTTGTCACCATTGTGGCAAGTCGAGGCATATCAAGAGGTATTGTAGGTTCTTGAAAAGAAAACAATCAAGGGGAAGAAACGAAGACAAAGGTAAAGATagtgataaaaaaattactgTTATTGTTTATGAAGATGTTCTTATCACATATGATGAAAATTATGTGAATCTTGTCTGTGATGATTCCACTTAAATTATAGGCTCTGGTGCCTTATGTCATGTCATGTCACTTTGAGGTGTGAATTTTTCACTTTTTATACTGCTGAAAATTTTGGCAAAATCAAATTGGGAAATAAAAGAATGTGTGATATCATTAGTATGGGTGATATGTGGCTTGAAACTAACATGGAATGCAAGTTGCAGTTGAAGAATGTTAGGCATGCGCCAGATATGCGGTTCAATCTCATTTCAGTGAAGGCATTGGATCAAGAGGGGTATTGCATTTCCTTTGGTAGTGGAAAATGCAAGATTACCAAAGGGGCTCTCATTATTGCTAAGGAAGACAATAGTCTCAATACTCTACTAGTTGCAAGCAAAGTTGTGCAAAGAAGATGTGAATGTAGCTGATGATTTCTCTTCTGATTTGTGGCACATGCATCTTGGTCACTTGAGCAAGAAAGGACTAAGCATCTTAGCCAAGAAGCACTTACTTTCAGTTAAAGGTACAACTTTAAATActtgcattcattgttttgttGCAATGAAAGCATGCTAGAGTATCATTTCATAATTATGGATCTTATAGGAGATCACATGTTCTAGATTTAGTTCACACTAATGTTTGCACTATAGATGCTAAGACACTAGGTGGTGCATCATATTTCGTTACTTCTATTGATGATTATTCTTGAAAAGTGTGGACTTTTGTTTTGAAATCTAAAGATCAGGTGCTCGGAATCTTCAAACACTTTCATGCAAGTGTTGAAAGAGAAAcaggaaaaaaattgaaatgtgTTCGAGCAGATAATGGTGGTGAATACAGGGTCCGTTTGAAGAGTATTGTAAAGGACATTGGATCAATCTTGAGAAGGCGGTTCCTAAGACCCCTCAACATAATGGAGTTGCAGAGAGAATGAATCGCACTATCAATGATAGAGTCAGATGTATGCTCTCTCATGCAAAGTTGCCTAAATCCTTTTGGGGTGAAGCGATGAGGACTGCAGTAGATCTGATCAACATTTCTCCTTCAGTTTCACTTAATGGTGATGTTTCAGAGAAAGTTTGGAGAGAGAAAGATGTCTCCTATAAATAATTGCGAGTGTTCGGCTGCAAAGCTTTTGTTCACATTCCAAGAGATGAAAGGTCCAAATTGGATGGAAAGTCAAAGTAGTGTATCTTCATGGGTTATGGTCACGAAGACTTTGGTTACAGATTATGGGATCCAGTGAGCAAGAAGATAATTAGAAGTCGAGATGTGATTTTTTTTGAAGACCAAACTATTGAAGATCTTGAGAAGACAGATAAGCCAATAACTGTTAGTTAGACGTTCTGCTAATGATGAATCTAGTCCTTCCACTAAACCTCCTATTGATGGGGGAGATGTACAAGTTGATAATGATGGTGATGATTTGCATGATGAACCCACACCTCAACTTGAGGTGCCAAATGCAAAAGTTTCGTCAGATGTTGAAGTTCCACCTGAATCACCAGTTGAGCCTGAATTGAGAAAATCTACTAGAGAGCGTCATCCTTCTCAGAAATACTCTCCTCATGAGTTTTTTTTTCGATAATTCTATCCTCACTAAAGTCCAACAGAAGGTGAGGTTTCTAGGCAAACCACCACACAAGTGGCAGCCCTCAACCAAAACAAACATAAACAAAAAGTATCAAAGCAAGAAAGATACAATAAGCAGGCAAGCCAAGCCAAATCCAAACAAAACGAAAGCCAACAAAAAGGGAATAACACCAACACAAGGAGATCTCCAGGGTGTAGGCACTCAATCCATCAACCAAGAGGTGCCAAAGGTCGAGACCAGTAGTTAACACACACTACTACTTCATTGATTGCTGACTCCACTGAGAACAACTCCTCGTTAAAAATCATCTTATTTCTACCTTTCCATAAGCTCCAAATGACAGCAAAAAAACACAGAACCCACCTCTCTTTATAATTATTAGGGACATTCCTTTCAAACCAAGATTCAAAGCACTTAAGAGACTCCCCAGGCCAACCCCACATCACATTGAATTCCTTCAACACAAAGGACCAAACCTTCCACGCTTGCTCACAACCAAAAAATAGGTGGTGAACCGACTCAGGTAACTTCCCACACAGCACACACTCTGGCTGAGGGACAACGCCACAACTGAAAAGTCTTTCTCTAGTGTTAAGTTTTTCATGCATCACAAACCAACACAGCAGCTTCACACGAGACGGGGTAGGCCCCTTCCAGAGCTTCGAAAAACCGCGACTACCCACCACTCCAACACCCTGCCCTTGTTGATTAAGATAAGCCTGCAGAAAGGAATTCACAGAAAAGGATCCCAAACTTTCAAACCGCCAAGCTAATG from Arachis stenosperma cultivar V10309 chromosome 9, arast.V10309.gnm1.PFL2, whole genome shotgun sequence encodes the following:
- the LOC130951445 gene encoding monooxygenase 2-like; translation: METTTVLIEEDIVIVGAGIAGLTAALGLHRLGIPSLVLESSDKLRATGFALTVWKNAWKALDAVGVANTLRSKHFQLEGNVNTSLITGQQTSTGSFKNESRCVKRHLMLEALASEIPNDRIRYLSKVVAIEESGFSKILHLSDGTTIKTKVLIGCDGVNSVVTKWLGFKEAAFAGRSAIRGYTEYKNNHGFEPKFMQFFGYGFRTGVIPTDEKGVYWFFTWNHTNQEKDQEHDPTKLKQFVLDKLEKMPSDVRSVIENTELHSFFSSRLRYRPPWELLFGNISKGNVCVAGDAFHPMTPDLGQGGCSALEDGVVLARCLGDVFSKKQGTQQLKDEQQYKRIEEALKKYANERRWRGIDLISTAYMIGVFQQGGSKLVAFLRDKFLATSLAGLLLKKSDFDCGKLDD